From a region of the Phaseolus vulgaris cultivar G19833 chromosome 6, P. vulgaris v2.0, whole genome shotgun sequence genome:
- the LOC137831202 gene encoding hydroxycinnamoyl-CoA:piscidic acid hydroxycinnamoyltransferase-like has translation MVTIVASYRVLPCEETPKGHLWLADSDQVVRSGHTPTFYVYQAKHNHDTNERLRKSLGEILVHYYPVAGRLSLAEDARIQLDCNAKGVTFIEAETTKSMADYGDFSPGVVAELVPKIDYTQPVEEIPLMLVQSTRLPGGNGFVIGLAVCHVLSDGLGSIQFINSWAKLGRGETLEPHELPYLDRTVLKHQHSSTSPSPCFDHPELKPLPLKLGSSDINAEQKKKTRAVLLKLTRQQVEKLKKEANEQPLQEGVRAYSRFEALAGHIWRSASKARELEEKQPTVVRFNADIRSRVIPPLPKNYYGNALAATVTPKCYVGEIVSKPLSYAAQKVREAIEKLTNEYIRSQLKNVLGEEQLDCIRRLFMGEGERRNVPFAGNPNLHITSWMSMPLYEADFGWGKPVNFGLAYVFAQDRAVIILSPHGDGSIVISMTFQEEHLELFKKFFYETI, from the coding sequence ATGGTAACCATTGTTGCTTCTTACCGTGTTCTTCCTTGTGAAGAAACTCCCAAAGGTCATTTATGGTTAGCAGATAGTGACCAAGTTGTGCGTTCAGGTCACACACCCACCTTCTATGTATACCAAGCAAAACACAACCATGACACCAATGAGAGGTTGAGGAAGTCACTTGGTGAGATTTTAGTGCACTACTATCCAGTTGCTGGAAGGTTGAGCTTAGCAGAAGATGCTCGAATTCAGCTGGATTGCAATGCCAAGGGAGTCACATTTATTGAAGCTGAAACCACAAAATCAATGGCTGATTATGGAGACTTTTCACCTGGTGTTGTCGCTGAGCTTGTTCCAAAGATTGATTACACTCAACCCGTGGAGGAGATTCCTTTGATGCTTGTGCAATCCACAAGACTCCCTGGTGGTAATGGCTTTGTCATTGGACTTGCTGTGTGTCACGTTTTGTCTGATGGGCTAGGTAGCATTCAATTCATCAATTCATGGGCAAAACTGGGTCGTGGAGAGACACTGGAGCCACATGAATTGCCATATCTTGATAGAACAGTACTCAAACACCAACACTCGTCAACATCACCATCACCATGCTTTGATCACCCCGAGTTGAAGCCTCTACCGCTTAAACTAGGAAGCTCTGACATCAATGCTGagcagaagaagaagacaagAGCTGTGTTACTGAAACTAACGCGACAACAAGTGGAGAAGCTGAAGAAGGAGGCCAATGAACAACCCTTGCAAGAAGGGGTTAGAGCTTATAGCAGATTTGAAGCTCTTGCTGGTCATATATGGAGATCTGCATCCAAGGCTCGTGAACTTGAAGAGAAGCAACCAACCGTAGTTCGTTTCAATGCTGATATCCGCAGCAGAGTAATTCCTCCTCTTCCTAAGAACTACTATGGGAATGCTTTGGCAGCAACAGTGACACCCAAATGCTATGTTGGAGAGATTGTGTCAAAGCCTTTGAGCTATGCTGCACAAAAAGTAAGAGAAGCGATTGAAAAGCTTACTAATGAGTACATAAGGTCACAGCTGAAGAATGTGTTGGGTGAGGAGCAGTTAGATTGCATAAGGCGTTTGTTCATGGGAGAAGGAGAGCGTAGGAATGTCCCTTTTGCAGGGAACCCAAATCTTCATATCACAAGCTGGATGAGCATGCCATTGTATGAAGCAGATTTTGGATGGGGAAAGCCTGTGAATTTTGGGTTGGCATATGTGTTTGCACAAGATAGAGCAGTGATTATTCTAAGTCCACATGGTGATGGATCCATTGTTATTTCCATGACCTTCCAAGAAGAACATTTGGAACTTTTCAAGAAATTCTTCTATGAGACCATATGA
- the LOC137833428 gene encoding uncharacterized protein produces MESWEGLDIDDNDIGSYVRRCNSTTNVISGPAGNVQAMILNRNSEQPVNPQEFINRIGQQTYDRDFTSNQWKWAEKFLQFQGEIEGRGSKQRSFLGSLKELDVFPLLSCLIKSCKHNGLGDMLITIKDPTGTASASVHGKVLKNEEFGSLIEVGSVLVLKNVGIFTPNRRNFYLNITLNNIVKVFNSDICPPTNDLVRACHPVVRLPPTTLDAEKMELLFKAIKKIRN; encoded by the exons ATGGAGTCATGGGAAGGGCTTGATATCGACGACAATGACATTGGTAGTTATGTACGACGTTGCAACTCTACTACCAATGTCATTTCGGGACCAGCTGGTAATGTGCAAGCCATGATTCTTAATCGGAACTCTGAGCAGCCAGTAAACCCTCAAGAATTTATAAACCGTATAGGTCAACAAACTTATGATCGTGATTTTACATCCAACCAATGGAAATGGGCAGAAAAATTCCTTCAATTCCAAG GAGAAATTGAAGGACGTGGTTCTAAACAGAGATCATTCCTGGGAAGTTTGAAAGAATTAGATGTTTTCCCACTCTTAAGTTGTCTAATCAAATCATGCAAGCACAATGGTCTAGGAGACATGTTAATAACAATTAAG GATCCGACGGGGACTGCAAGTGCAAGTGTTCATGGGAAGGTTTTAAAGAATGAAGAATTTGGTTCTCTAATTGAAGTTGGCTCTGTCTTAGTCTTAAAGAAT GTGGGCATTTTCACTCCAAATCGAAGGAACTTCTACCTTAATATCACTCTTAACAACATTGTCAAG GTTTTCAATTCTGACATATGTCCACCCACTAACGACTTAGTTCGTGCTTGTCATCCAGTAGTAAGACTTCCACCCACGACTCTAG ATGCAGAAAAGATGGAGTTATTATTCAAGGCCATCAAAAAAATAAGGAATTAG
- the LOC137833429 gene encoding protein FAR1-RELATED SEQUENCE 6-like has translation MADLSLDDIPFLEESQHSNHLAGNDYVENILPDTDSQINIDESVPNVVDESAPTVGMCFDTADAVKSYYRQYGIKKGFAIRTRSSKKGPDKELRYFILVCARAGNYMSAIPPELSTHPTQTVECPARITVVIKEGKWYIMSVHEEHSHQLSPTNSRLFHGNRKISLQTKKVLDINDNAGVRINKTFRSFVSAAGGYENLDFVERDVRNYVAQSRRALEKEGDGKALLNHFCRMRELNPQFYFDIHLGDDNRIRHVFWADARSRAAWDSFGDILCFDTTYLTNKYDMPFAPFVGVNHHGQSILLGCGLLSSEDTDAFVWLFQSWLRCMSNRPPVGIVTDQCRAMKIAVEVVFPNARHRWCLWHIMKKIPEKLQGYSQYKEMKRGMKTVVYASTSVDDFLSSWANLINRFNLSTNDWLSTLFEERHRWYENALQHKAELECETDFASLNTIIPCTSQSGIERQFQSEYTHAKLNEVQGEFRGKMNCVVTNAYIEGHACRFTVVEESFQNGKPEHRNVVVLFDREQLHVCCTCLLFEFREILCRHCLVVLAQEKVTKVPKKYVLERWSKNLRRKHTYIRSSFGTKDKDPQVQRYDGLCKKFYDIAEHASGEINTTEILHKQLDKFVLEYGQRRHDQHRTKHNICGGPEQPTPSTPTTTINMNGDICSPILVKRKGRPRSTRQKSRCEKAPRKKNTCTRRQLPSQPTTGIEEGSYVGGVQANLPDQTEGNMNTFNGMTNAIAGVSSTGSVGFLSLLNSVQSNLPISQESNASELFRL, from the exons ATGGCAGATTTGTCACTTGATGACATTCCGTTCTTAGAAGAATCTCAGCATTCGAATCATTTAGCTGGGAATGATTATGTGGAAAATATACTTCCTGATACAGATTCCCAGATCAATATTGATGAGTCTGTTCCAAATGTAGTTGATGAATCAGCTCCTACAGTTGGAATGTGTTTTGACACTGCAGATGCCGTGAAAAGTTATTACCGACAATATGGCATTAAAAAGGGTTTTGCAATTAGAACTCGAAGTTCAAAAAAAGGACCTGACAAGGAATTAAGGTACTTTATCTTGGTATGTGCTAGGGCGGGAAATTACATGTCTGCGATTCCACCAGAATTAAGCACTCACCCTACTCAGACGGTTGAATGTCCGGCTCGTATAACTGTTGTAATAAAAGAAGGCAAGTGGTATATTATGTCGGTACACGAGGAACACTCACATCAATTGAGCCCGACGAATTCTAGATTGTTTCACGGTAATAGGAAAATATCTTTGCAAACAAAAAAAGTGTTGGATATTAATGACAATGCTGGGGTTCGTATAAATAAGACTTTTAGGTCTTTTGTGTCTGCTGCTGGTGGTTACGAGAATCTCGACTTTGTTGAACGAGATGTGCGTAATTATGTTGCCCAAAGTAGGAGAGCATTGGAGAAAGAAGGTGATGGAAAAGCTCTCTTAAATCATTTCTGTCGCATGAGGGAATTGAAtccacaattttattttgacattCATTTGGGCGATGATAACCGCATACGACATGTATTTTGGGCTGATGCTAGAAGCAGGGCAGCATGGGATAGTTTTGGAGACATTTTATGTTTCGATACCACATACCTAACAAATAAGTATGATATGCCGTTTGCACCTTTTGTTGGTGTAAATCATCACGGTCAATCAATATTGTTGGGATGTGGACTCTTATCTTCTGAGGACACTGATGCTTTTGTGTGGCTTTTTCAAAGTTGGTTGCGTTGCATGTCAAACAGACCCCCTGTTGGCATTGTGACCGATCAATGTAGGGCAATGAAAATTGCAGTTGAAGTTGTGTTCCCAAATGCACGTCATAGGTGGTGTCTTTGGcacattatgaaaaaaataccaGAAAAACTTCAAGGATATAGTCAGTACAAGGAAATGAAACGTGGAATGAAGACAGTAGTGTATGCGTCCACAAGTGTTGATGATTTCTTGTCTTCGTGGGCAAATTTGATAAATAGGTTTAACTTAAGTACAAATGATTGGCTTAGTACATTATTTGAAGAACGACATCGTTGG TATGAGAACGCTCTGCAACATAAGGCCGAATTAGAGTGTGAAACGGATTTTGCTTCTCTTAACACCATAATTCCCTGCACATCTCAATCAGGCATTGAAAGACAGTTCCAATCGGAATACACACATGCAAAATTGAATGAGGTGCAAGGGGAGTTTAGAGGAAAAATGAATTGTGTTGTTACTAATGCCTATATTGAGGGTCATGCATGTCGTTTCACTGTTGTAGAGGAGTCTTTCCAAAATGGTAAACCTGAACACCGCAATGTAGTAGTTCTTTTTGACCGTGAACAACTACATGTATGTTGCACTTGCTTGTTATTTGAATTTAGGGAAATTTTGTGTCGGCACTGCCTTGTTGTCCTTGCTCAAGAAAAAGTGACAAAAGTCCCAAAAAAGTATGTATTGGAAAGGTGGAGTAAAAATCTAAGGCGAAAGCACACGTACATAAGATCATCCTTTGGCACAAAAGACAAGGATCCACAAGTTCAAAGGTATGATGGATTGTGCAAGAAGTTTTATGACATAGCTGAACATGCCAGCGGGGAAATTAATACAACAGAAATCTTGCATAAACAACTTGACAAATTTGTGTTGGAATATGGTCAACGAAGACATGATCAACATAGGACAAAGCATAACATTTGTGGAGGTCCTGAACAACCAACACCAAGTACTCCTACCACAACAATCAACATGAACGGTGATATCTGTAGCCCTATACTTGTGAAAAGAAAGGGTCGGCCGCGATCAACACGACAAAAATCCAGGTGTGAAAAGGCTccgagaaaaaaaaatacatgtactAGACGTCAACTTCCTAGTCAGCCAACTACG GGAATTGAGGAAGGAAGTTATGTGGGAGGTGTTCAAGCAAATCTGCCTGATCAAACTGAAGGGAACATGAATACATTCAATGGGATGACTAATGCAATTGCAGGG GTGTCAAGTACGGGGTCTGTTGGCTTTCTTTCATTGTTGAACTCAGTCCAAAGTAATTTACCAATATCTCAAGAATCAAATGCATCAGAGTTGTTTAG GTTGTAA